A portion of the candidate division KSB1 bacterium genome contains these proteins:
- a CDS encoding MGMT family protein, whose amino-acid sequence MAKEKKVQVTAAIPTGVYLKFIALAAEEQRPVKEDNVTPYWRVLKPDGAINIKFPGGAERQIYLLESEGHSIEQGKGNKPPKVTSFENKLKNYS is encoded by the coding sequence TTGGCTAAAGAGAAAAAAGTACAAGTAACTGCTGCAATCCCGACAGGAGTCTACTTAAAATTCATTGCTTTAGCTGCGGAAGAACAAAGACCAGTCAAAGAGGACAATGTAACACCCTATTGGAGAGTATTAAAACCTGATGGGGCAATTAATATAAAATTTCCCGGTGGCGCCGAAAGACAGATATATCTGCTTGAATCAGAAGGACACAGTATTGAGCAAGGAAAAGGGAACAAACCACCAAAAGTGACTTCATTTGAAAATAAATTAAAAAACTACAGCTAA
- a CDS encoding ABC transporter ATP-binding protein, whose amino-acid sequence MSILSLNNISKKYFSRDNFAVRNIDLTVESGEIIALVGESGSGKTTLLRLIAGFEIPNTGQMLIRNQVMFDGKKFIPPEKRGVGMVFQDAGLFPHLSVSDNIGYGINGGNRSTKNKRIQELLDLVGLSDFEQRFPHELSGGQKQRIALARALAPKPSLVLLDEPFSSLDRNLKDQVRDDIKQIINQTNTTAIFVTHDTKDALSIADRVALIKEGRLRQIDTPEVIYAKPICCCVASFFGKANLVEAKITNKGYDTPLGFIESEFPHSGKNKVILSIRPEHFDIIPTSEPGICASVDKVTFCGDHQEVLLSVLNTPVANQNLQISVSLDTKLKKNQRIHVKPDVQKIQILNEWKTVTNSFLSK is encoded by the coding sequence ATGAGTATTTTAAGTCTAAACAATATTTCCAAAAAGTATTTCTCTCGTGATAATTTTGCCGTTAGAAATATCGATTTAACTGTTGAATCCGGCGAAATTATAGCTTTGGTCGGTGAAAGCGGCAGCGGTAAAACAACTTTGCTGCGTCTCATTGCCGGTTTTGAAATACCAAATACAGGTCAAATGTTGATCCGAAATCAAGTGATGTTTGACGGTAAGAAATTCATACCACCGGAAAAAAGAGGGGTCGGCATGGTATTTCAGGATGCCGGTCTGTTTCCTCATCTTTCCGTTTCGGATAACATTGGTTATGGTATAAATGGCGGCAATCGATCAACCAAGAATAAACGGATTCAAGAACTGCTTGATTTGGTTGGATTAAGCGATTTTGAGCAGCGTTTCCCGCATGAACTTTCCGGCGGTCAAAAACAAAGGATTGCTTTAGCCCGGGCTTTGGCGCCGAAACCATCGCTTGTTCTTTTGGATGAACCCTTTAGCAGCCTGGATCGAAATTTAAAAGACCAGGTTAGAGATGACATAAAGCAAATCATCAACCAGACGAACACCACGGCGATTTTTGTCACCCACGATACCAAAGATGCCTTGTCAATCGCAGATCGGGTAGCGTTGATAAAAGAAGGACGGCTCCGTCAAATCGATACCCCTGAAGTGATTTATGCCAAACCAATCTGTTGCTGCGTTGCGAGTTTTTTCGGCAAAGCAAACCTGGTTGAAGCAAAAATAACAAACAAAGGATATGATACACCACTCGGTTTTATTGAGTCTGAATTTCCACACAGCGGCAAAAATAAAGTTATTTTATCCATTCGCCCTGAACATTTTGATATTATTCCAACATCCGAACCAGGCATCTGTGCCAGCGTAGACAAAGTTACTTTTTGCGGTGACCATCAAGAAGTGCTTCTCTCTGTTCTAAACACTCCAGTCGCTAACCAAAACTTACAAATTTCAGTGAGCCTGGATACTAAACTCAAAAAAAACCAACGAATTCATGTAAAGCCGGATGTTCAAAAAATTCAGATATTGAACGAGTGGAAAACTGTTACAAATTCGTTTTTGTCAAAATAA